One Vitis riparia cultivar Riparia Gloire de Montpellier isolate 1030 chromosome 4, EGFV_Vit.rip_1.0, whole genome shotgun sequence genomic window carries:
- the LOC117912938 gene encoding receptor protein kinase TMK1, protein MKESYQILAIFVAGFCSLLLCAESQEDASVMLALKDSLSNSESLGWSGPDPCEWKHVDCSEDKRVTRIQVGRQGLQGTLPSSLGNLTELERLELQWNNISGPLPSLKGLSSLQVLMLSNNQFTYIPGDFFSGLSSLQSVEIDNNPFSAWEIPQSLKNASALQNFSANSANITGNIPDFLGPVAFPGLVNLHLAFNALVGGLPSALSGSLIESLWVNGQMSEEKLSGTIDVIQNMTSLKEVWLHSNAFSGPLPDFSGLKDLQSLSLRDNLFTGVVPVSLVNLGSLEAVNLTNNFLQGPVPEFKNSVAVDMTPDGNSFCLPKPGECDPRVNILLSIVKSFGYPTKFAKNWKGNDPCTEWFGIACNNGNITVVNFQKMGLTGTISSNFSSLISLQKLVLADNNITGSIPEELTSLPALTQLDVSNNQLYGKIPSFKGNVLVNSNGNPDIGKEKGGSTSQGASSQGSPGPSTNTGSQDSGSSMNGGKKSSSLIGIIVFSVIGGVFVIFLIGLLVFCLYKRKQKRFTRVQSPNAMVIHPRHSGSDNDSVKITVAGSSVSVGAISETHTHPSSEPNDIQMVEAGNMVISIQVLRNVTNNFSEENILGQGGFGTVYRGELHDGTKIAVKRMESGVITGKGLAEFKSEIAVLTKVRHRHLVALLGYCLDGNEKLLVYEYMPQGTLSRHLFSWPEEGLKPLEWTRRLAIALDVARGVEYLHGLAHQSFIHRDLKPSNILLGDDMRAKVADFGLVRLAPEGKGSIETRIAGTFGYLAPEYAVTGRVTTKVDVFSFGVILMELITGRKALDESQPEESMHLVTWFKRMHINKDTFRKAIDPTIGVDEETLASISTVAELAGHCCAREPYQRPDMGHAVNVLSSLVELWKPVDQNTEDIYGIDLDMSLPQALKKWQAFEGGSHMDSSSSSSFLASLDNTQTSIPTRPYGFAESFTSADGR, encoded by the exons ATGAAGGAATCCTACCAGATTTTAGCCATTTTTGTGGCTGGGTTTTGCTCTCTTCTTCTCTGTGCAGAGTCTCAAGAGGATGCTTCGGTGATGTTGGCTCTGAAAGACAGCTTGAGCAACTCTGAGTCTCTCGGATGGTCCGGCCCAGATCCTTGCGAATGGAAACACGTTGACTGCTCAGAAGACAAACGGGTGACCCGGATCCAAGTTGGGCGACAAGGCCTTCAAGGTACACTCCCTTCTAGTCTTGGTAATCTCACAGAGTTGGAGCGTTTAGAGCTCCAATGGAACAACATCTCGGGTCCTCTCCCGAGCTTAAAGGGTCTGAGTTCATTGCAAGTGTTGATGCTGAGCAACAACCAGTTTACTTACATTCCCGGTGATTTCTTTTCTGGGTTGTCATCTCTTCAATCAGTAGAAATTGATAACAATCCCTTTTCCGCCTGGGAAATACCCCAAAGCCTGAAGAATGCTTCCGCGCTTCAAAATTTCTCCGCCAATTCTGCCAATATTACTGGAAATATACCCGATTTTTTAGGTCCTGTTGCATTTCCCGGGCTGGTAAATTTGCATTTGGCTTTTAATGCTCTCGTTGGTGGCTTGCCCTCTGCCCTTTCTGGATCCCTAATTGAGTCTCTATGGGTTAATGGTCAGATGAGTGAGGAGAAACTTAGTGGGACCATTGATGTTATACAGAACATGACTTCTTTGAAGGAGGTTTGGCTGCATTCCAATGCCTTTTCTGGTCCATTGCCTGATTTTTCGGGTTTGAAAGACTTGCAGAGCTTGAGTTTGAGGGATAATCTTTTCACTGGTGTTGTCCCAGTGTCATTAGTGAATCTTGGATCCTTAGAGGCTGTAAATTTAACAAACAATTTTCTGCAAGGACCAGTGCCTGAGTTCAAAAACTCGGTTGCAGTCGATATGACTCCAGATGGCAATAGCTTTTGTTTGCCAAAGCCAGGTGAGTGTGATCCCAGAGTCAACATATTGCTGTCCATTGTGAAATCATTTGGGTATCCAACAAAGTTTGCCAAGAATTGGAAAGGGAATGATCCTTGTACAGAATGGTTTGGGATTGCATGTAACAATGGGAACATTACGGTTGTTAATTTTCAGAAAATGGGTCTTACTGGCACAATTTCTTCCaacttctcttcattaataTCACTTCAAAAACTAGTTCTTGCCGACAACAATATCACAGGTTCCATTCCTGAGGAGCTTACTTCTCTGCCTGCACTCACCCAACTTGACGTCTCAAACAACCAGCTTTATGGGAAAATCCCAAGTTTTAAGGGTAATGTGCTTGTGAACTCTAATGGTAACCCAGATATAGGAAAGGAGAAGGGTGGTTCTACTTCTCAAGGTGCCTCTTCTCAAGGCTCACCTGGTCCTTCCACAAATACAGGTTCCCAAGACAGTGGCAGTTCCATGAATGGTGGCAAGAAATCCTCAAGTTTAATTGGAATTATTGTATTTTCTGTAATTGGGGGTGTATTTGTGATTTTCTTGATAGGTTTGTTGGTTTTCTGtctctacaaaagaaaacaaaaacgaTTTACCAGAGTACAGAGCCCGAATGCAATGGTTATTCATCCTCGCCATTCTGGCTCTGATAATGACAGTGTGAAGATCACAGTTGCAGGCTCGAGTGTTAGTGTTGGTGCCATAAGTGAAACCCATACTCATCCTAGTAGCGAGCCCAATGACATTCAAATGGTTGAAGCAGGAAATATGGTTATTTCGATTCAAGTTTTAAGGAATGTGACTAACAACTTCAGTGAAGAAAATATATTGGGACAAGGTGGATTCGGGACTGTCTACAGAGGTGAATTGCATGATGGTACAAAAATTGCAGTAAAGAGAATGGAGTCTGGGGTGATAACAGGAAAGGGACTAGCAGAGTTCAAGTCAGAAATTGCTGTTTTGACTAAGGTTCGGCACAGGCATCTAGTCGCTCTTCTTGGGTATTGCTTGGATGGCAATGAAAAGCTTCTTGTGTACGAATATATGCCTCAAGGGACACTCAGTAGGCATCTGTTCAGCTGGCCTGAAGAAGGGCTAAAACCACTTGAATGGACTAGAAGGTTGGCTATTGCATTGGATGTAGCAAGGGGTGTTGAGTACCTCCATGGTTTAGCCCATCAGAGCTTTATACACAGGGACCTAAAGCCTTCAAACATTCTTCTTGGGGATGATATGAGAGCCAAGGTTGCCGATTTTGGTCTTGTGCGACTTGCTCCAGAGGGGAAAGGCTCAATTGAAACAAGAATTGCTGGAACTTTTGGATACTTGGCACCAGAATATGCAG TGACTGGTCGAGTGACTACTAAAGTGGACGTCTTCAGTTTTGGGGTGATTTTGATGGAGCTAATCACTGGGAGAAAAGCACTAGATGAGAGCCAGCCCGAGGAGAGCATGCACCTCGTGACATGGTTCAAAAGAATGCACATCAACAAGGACACTTTCAGAAAAGCCATTGACCCAACAATTGGTGTTGATGAGGAAACACTCGCCAGTATCAGCACGGTTGCTGAACTTGCAGGTCACTGCTGTGCCAGGGAGCCATACCAAAGGCCTGATATGGGTCATGCTGTAAATGTTCTATCTTCTCTCGTAGAGCTCTGGAAACCTGTGGACCAAAACACAGAGGACATATATGGCATCGACCTTGACATGTCCTTGCCACAAGCCCTCAAGAAGTGGCAGGCATTTGAAGGAGGAAGCCACATGGAttcttcttcgtcttcctcATTCCTCGCAAGCTTGGACAACACTCAGACCAGCATACCCACTCGCCCATATGGATTTGCTGAATCGTTCACATCAGCAGATGGGAGGTAA